The following nucleotide sequence is from Komagataeibacter medellinensis NBRC 3288.
AAGTTGCGGGCTCTCACCCAGCGTAAAGAGTTGCCAGTGGGCAAAGGCGGTGGTGCGCGTGCGGCCGGAGGTGTTGTCGGCGTGGATGTCCACCGCCTCGTTCATGATGTAGCTCTTGATCTGGAGCGCGTAACGGGTCGGATTTTCCGGCCCTGCCCCGCCCAGATCCTGCTGCAGGAACTGCCGCAGCTGTTGTCCGTACCGTTCGGGAATGATCGGGACGTAAACCTGCTTCAGTTCGGCCAGCACGTTCGATACGGTGGGTTTGCCATCAGCGCCGATATGGGTTCCCGTCGTCTTGTACATGGGCGAAAAGCCACACCCCGCCAGCGCAAGCAGGCCGCACAACAGGGTGGTCAGACGGACGGGATGCGCCATGGCCTATTTCGCCACCACGAAATTGACAATCCGGCCGGGCACATGGATGCGCTTTACAATCCGGGCACCTTCCAGCAGGCGGGCCACGTTTGGTTCGGCTTCGGCCATGGCAATGACCTGATCCGCCGGCAGATCGGGGGCGACCGCGATGGTGCCGCGCAGCTTGCCCATGATCTGCACCGCAATGGTCAGTTCACTGGCCTTGAGCAGTTCGTCAGTAGCGGTAGGCCATGCGCGCTCCACCACAGGCTGGCTGCCCGGTTCCAGCAGCGCCATCATCGCTTCTGCCTGATGCGGAACCATGGGGGCGACCAGCAGCGCGATGATGGTGGCAGCCTCGCGTCGGGCAAAGGCCATGCCATCTTCCGCCGCCGCTTTTTCGGCATCGGCCATGGCGGAGGTCAGTTCGTGCAGGCGGGCCACCGCCACGTTGGCGCTGAAGCTTTCCAGCGCATCGGTCACCGCCACAATGGTGCGGTGGGTGGCGCGGCGCAGCGCATCCGCGCTGCGTGATAGTGTTGTGGGGCATGCCGTGCCTGCTGGCACCTGTTCCGCCACCGTGCGGACAATACGGAACACGCGCTGCAGGAAGCGGGCGGCAGCCGCCACGCCGGATTCCGTCCATTCCATATCACGTTCCGGCGGGCTGTCGGACAGCACGAACCACCGCGCCGTATCCGCCCCGAAGCGCTCGATAATGGCGACAGGTGCCACCGTGTTGCGCTTGGACTTGGACATCTTTTCCACGCGCCCGATGGTAACGGGCTGGCCATTGTCGCGGCGCACGGCGCTGTCACCCCGGCGCTCGACTTCCTCAGGGTACAGCCAGCTGCCTTCGGCGTCGCGGTAGCTTTCGTGGTTGACCATGCCTTGGGTGAACAGGCCGTCAAACGGCTCATCCACATGCAGGTGCCCGGTTTCGTGCATCGCGCGGGTAAAGAAGCGGGCATAGAGCAGGTGCAGGATCGCATGCTCGATCCCGCCGATATACTGGTCCACCGGCAGCCAGCCATCAGCTGCGGCCGGCACTGTGGGCGTTGCCGCGTGCGGCGCGGTAAAGCGGGCGAAATACCATGAACTGTCCACGAAGGTGTCGCAGGTATCGGTTTCACGCTCGGCAGGTTTGCCACAGTTGGGGCAGGCCACGTGCTTCCATGTTGGGTGGTGGGCCAGCGGGTTGCCGGGGCGGTCGAATGTCACGTCCTCGGGCAGCTTTACGGGTAGCTGGTCATCGGGCACGGGCTGCGCGCCGCAATCAGTGCAGTGAATGACGGGAATGGGGCAGCCCCAGTAGCGCTGGCGCGAGATGCCCCAGTCACGCAGCCGCCAGTTGACCACGCCTTGACCAATGCCCATGCCTTCCAGCCGGGTAATCGCTTCTTTCTTTGCGGCCTGGGTATCAAGCCCGTCAAGGAAGCCGGAATTGAATAGCGTGCCATGCCCGTCACATGCCTTGTCGGTCATGGTGAAAGTTGCCGCATCCGCTCCCGGCGGCAGGATGACGGGGGTAACGGGCAGGTTGTATTTGCGTGCGAAATCAAGGTCGCGCTGGTCGCCGCACGGACAGCCGAACACGGCACCTGTGCCGTAATCCATCAGCACAAAATTCGCGATCCAGACCGGGAAGGACTTGTCGGACATGAACGGATGGCTGACCCGCAGGCCGGTATCGAACCCACGTTTTTCCGCCGTTTCAATCGCTTCTTCCGATGTGCCCAGGCGCTGGCATTCGGCAATGAATTCCCCTGCCGCCGCGTTTTTGGCGGCAACCTTGGCCGCCAGCGGGTGATCGGCTGCAATGGCAAGGAAGGACATGCCGAACAATGTGTCGGGGCGGGTGGTGAACACCGCGACCGAATCAAGATCGGTATCGAAACCGGCAGGCGGCTCATGCAGACCGAAACGCACCTTCGCCCCTTCGGAGCGGCCGATCCAGCGTTCCTGCATGGTGCGCACGCGTTCAGGCCAGCGCGGTAGGTTGGACAGGCCATCAAGCAGTTGCGGGGCGAATTTCGTGATTTTAAGGAACCACTGCGACAGCTTTTTCTGTTCGATCAGCGCACCCGACCGCCAGCCGCGCCCATCGACCACCTGCTCGTTCGCCAGCACGGTGTTGTCCACGGGGTCCCAGTTGACCCAGCTTTCGCGCCGCTCGACCAGCCCGTCCCTGAGCATGTCGAGGAACAGCTTCTGCTGCTGGCCATAATATTCTGGCAGGCAGGTTGCGATCTCGCGGTCCCAGTTAAATGAAAAGCCCAGCCGCTTGAGTGTAGCGCGCATGGCAGCGATGTTGTCCATCGTCCACTGGCCCGGATGCACGCCGCGTTCGCGCGCCGCGTTTTCCGCCGGTAGGCCAAACGCATCCCACCCCATCGGGTGCAGTACGCTGAAGCCGCGCGCACGCTTGTAGCGCGCCACCACGTCACCCAGCGTGTAATTGCGCACATGACCCATGTGCAACTGCCCCGACGGGTAGGGGAACATTTCCAGCACATAGTATTTCGGCCGGTCGGCGGGAGGGACATCGGGAACATTGAAGATGCCCGAGGCGGCCCAGCGTTCCTGCCACAGCGGTTCTGCCGTGCTGAAGTCATAGGCGGGGAGGGCGCTGTCCGGTGGTGTGCTGGTTTCGGTCATCTGCTTCTGGTTCGGTGTGCGGGGCAGGCGGCGCGTGCCTGCGGGCGGGGGTGGCAGGCGCCACCCGGCGGGAAAGGGTAGGGTGGCAGGGGCCTTAGTGCTGGCCGCTATCGGTGCGCAGCTGTCGTGCGCGCGTCAGGATACGGGCCGTGATGTCGGATACCGTATTGGCGGCCACGGGGGTGTCCACCCACTGGTTGTCCTCATAGGCCTGGCGGAAGACCGAGACCCGCAACGCATCCGAACGCAGGCTGCGCGAAAGGATGAAGCAGGTGATCTTGAAGCGCTCGTCCTTGGTGGCGGGGGGGGTGTACCAGTCCGTCAGGATCACGCCCGCCACGGCGTCGGCCGAAGCAAAGGGCATGAAGGACAGTGTATCGAGCGCGCCGCGCCACAGGAAGGCATTGACCCCGTTGCTTTCCAGCGGCGTCGAGCCACCATTAGCGCCCCGGTCTTCCTTAAGCAGGCGATTCTGCGGAATGGCCAGCCCGCTCCTGTCATGCTGCGGCGCGCTGCCGCAGCCGGCCAGCAGGCTGGCAGCCATAAGGGCAAGGGCTGCACGCGGCGGTAGGGGGCGGCGCTGGGGCACGGCGGAGGGGGCTGGATTGGGCGGGCGAAGGGTCATGATGCCTCTATGGACGCCGGGGATGGCCCCCGCAGGTGGTAATCCGGCCATGCGCCTGAACTGCCGGTGGTGCCGGGCAGGGTGCGTCCTAGCCTGTCTCGTTCTCCGTATCTTCATATCGTGCGATGCCTGTCCCGCCAAGTCGCACGGGCACTTTACCGTGCCTTGCGTGACAATCCGGGCATTAGGGCGCAAAAATACACGCCGCGCGCACAGCAATGGATGATGATGAAATACGTGGAACCCCGGCCCGGCCTGCCTGTTTCCTGTTTACTGGCGGTCCTGTGCATGGGGGTGCTGGCATGGTCCCTTGCGCCTGTACCGGCCCGGGCGGTGGCAGGGGGGAGTGTGGGCATCGCCGCCCATGCCGCCGACATGGCGGCCCGCATGCAGCCAGCCGAGCAGCAGGCCGTGCTGCAGGCCCGCCCCATAGGGGGAGGCAGTGCTGGCGTGCAGGCAGGGGGGGGCATGCTGGCGTGGCCGGGCGTGGCCCGGCTTGGCCTGCCCGCGTTGCGCATGCCCGATTTTTCCGGTGCGGCCCGCTCCGCCGATGATGGTCCCCATCCCATGCTGCCCTGGCTGGCGCTGGCGGCGACATGGGACCCTGACCTGGCCCGCCGGGTGGGGGTGGCACGCGCCCATGCCGAATGGGTGCAGGGGCGCGCCGTTGTCCGGGTAGGGGGGATCGACCTGCTGCCATCAAACCGCCTGCAGGCGGGTGAGGACCAGGTACTGGCGGGCACCATGGCCGGCATGATTGGCATGGGCCTGCTGTCGGGGCATGTGCTGCCCGTGTTCGGCTCGGTCATGAAGGAGGAGCAGGTCCGCGACGATGGCGCCCTGCCCGAACGCGCGGCCCCCGTTCCCGCTGCCCATCTGGCCGATGGCAGCCTGCTGGGGCTGGCCATGGCGCTGGAGATTGCCCATGGTGGCGCTGTGCTCTGTGGCGGCATGGCGGCCTGCCAGACGGTAACGGGACTGGAGGCGATGGTGCATGATGCCTGGCATTTTCCCGGTATGGTCATGGCGGTACCTGGTGGCCTTGGCCTGGCACAGGACGGTGATGCCGGCGCCGTTCCTGCGGCATTGGCCGCAGGCGTGGACATGGAGCAGGTCTCGGCGCGCGAGGACGGTCATGACATGTTTGGCGCTCCCCTGCGGCAGGCGCTGAAAGACGGCAGCGTCAGGCCCGCCCAGTTGCAGGCCATGGGCACGCATATCCTGGCATCCTTCTACATGGCTGGCAGCCTTGACCATCCGCCGTCTTATACCTCAGCCAGGGCAACGGCTGTCATCCCGCCCGGAACCGATACGCTGGTGGGGGATGTGGAGGCGGAGGGTACCGTCCTGCTCCAGAATGAAAACCGGGTCCTGCCCTTCAATCCCGCCCTTGGTCCGGTACTGCTGCTGGTGCGCGCGCCCATGCGCCATGCGGCGGCCTTGCTGGCCGATGAACTGCGCCACGCGGGGCTGGACGTAACGGTTACGGTGGCGGCACAGGGCACAGGCGCGCCGGGCACCCTGCCGCCAGCCACGGCGCAGGCCGCGCGCACGCTGGTGCTCAGCGACAGTGATGAGGATAACCGGATGATCTCCACCCTAGCGGATCTGGGGGGACATGTTGCCGTGGTGCTGACCCATGATGACCCCGACCGGACCATGCCCTGGCTTGATATGGTGGATAGCGTGGTGCAGGCCTGGGCGTGGCGTGACGGGCATGCCCGCCCGCTGGCGGCGCTGCTGTCCGGGCAGCAGGATTTTTCCGGCCATCTGCCCGTAACGCTGACTGGCGGCTTCTACCCGCCGGGGATGGTGGATGCAGATTACCGTGCCTTCGCACGGGCACATGTGGTGCCGCTGTTTCCCTTTGGCTACGGCCTGTCGGCACGCGGGCACCTGACATTGAGCGACCTGCATGTGGTGCGTGAAGGCATGCATCTCAATGCCAGTTTTTCCATAACCAATCCTGATGGGGCCCCGGTGCGTGCCGTGCCGCAGCTTTATGTCGACCCGTCCCCCGCTCAGGTGGCCCCGCCCAGGCTTGCCGCGTGGCGCAGTATCATGGTGGCACCAGGGCATACGGTGCGGGTGAGCCTGCCGGTCAGCCTGCGCCTGCTGGCGCAATGGAATGTGGCTGGCGGCAACTGGGCGGTGGCGACGGGGGATTATACGCTTTCACTCGGGTTCTCATCGGTCATGCTGGTGCGGCATGCGGGGGTGCACCTGCCTGCCCTGCATGTGCCCGCCGTTCTGGACACGGCCCCGTCCCCCGGCACTGCGGCGGACTGAGGGCCTGTTCCCGGAATTTTTTCCTTTTCACCCCAAATACTATTGCAAAGCAGGGGGCAGGCATGTTGCGGCTTGGCCGCCGTGCCGACACCTTACTGGCCGGGCCGTATGACCGTGCAGGGCAGCCCCTGTGATGCAAGGGTCGCGCATGCGCGGGTTGCCGCAACCTGCGACAGGCCGGCAAGGCGCGCGCGATAGATCACGCCCGTGGGCCTGCTGACCGGAATGACCATGCTGCGCGCACCCTGCAGGGCCGCGAAATCCCCCTGCCGCGCCATGGAATTGGCAAATCGGGCCTGTCCCTCGGCTGAGAAGGCGCCCACCTGCACCATCCATGCCCCGTAACCTGCCCCGGCGCTGGTAGCAGGGGGGGCGGTGGTGCGTGTCTCGGTGCGGCAGGTGGTGCCGGTGGGGTCATAGGCGGCATTTTCATCCTGCACGCAGGCGGTGCGGCGCTGTAAGGGGGCGGGCGGGTTGAGGGTTGCGTACTGGACGTAGGTATGACCCGGCTGGATTGTGGTGCCCCCCGTGCCCAATGGCGGCGGGGTGGCGCTGACACGCTGGCTGGAAGAGCCATAAACCGCCAGCGGCCCACTGAGTGCGACCTCATTGCCCAAGTTGGGCGTGATGATGCGCAGGTAGCGCACGGTCTGGCTGGGCAGGGGGCGGCCGTTTTCAAGGTAATCGTTCACACGCACGGTGCCTGCGTTGTAGGCGGCCAGGAATCCCGGCGCGCCATACATCCCGTACAGGATACGGATATAGGCGGTGCCCGCCAGAATGTTGTTGTGCGGGTCATACGGGTCGGCGCCAAGGTGGTTGCGCTGCCGCATCTCGGCATAGGTGGGCGGCATGAGCTGCATCAGCCCGATCGCCCCGCTGGCGGAACGGGTCAGGTGGCCGTCAATATATTCGTTCCCGCCCGATTCCTTCTGTATCACCGCGCGGATCCACGGCTGCGGTACGCCAAAGCGGGCGGAGGCATCGGCAATATAGGGCTGCCACGGGTCGTTTGCGGGGCCCGGCGGGCGGTAAGCGGCCTTGCCCTGGTAATAGCGCTGGTAGTGTGCCCCGCCATTGCTCATGCCGCCGGAACTGGCGCAGGCGGCAAGTCCCAGCCCCATCATTCCCAGTATGAAAAACCGCGTGATATCCGCGCGTGTGGGCAGGCTTGGTCGTTTGTTCAGATCAGGCACAGTTCCGCCAGTTCGTTGCGCAGGGCCTTGGGCAGTACATCGCCACTATGGCTGCTGGTCCGCAGGTCAGGGGGGGCATCCTCGGGGCGGAGGTAGCGCCAGCCCTGGAACGGGCGCATGGCCCGGGGGCTTACGGGAATGATTTCGGGCGCCATGACCACCAGTGCGCAGGCGGTTCCATCCTCACGCGTGTCGGGGCGTATGGCGGTAATGCGCTGGCGGCACAGGATGCGCCCGCCAATCACGCGGTAGATCGACCCCCCCTCGCATATCTCCGCTGCCCGGCGGGGGTACATGCGCGTGCGGAACCACGGCAGGCCAGCGGTGTCCGTGCCATCCAGGTCATCGACCGGCGGGGTCTGGTGGGACTGGCGGCGGACCAGATCCTCGATGGACCCGATGCCGACCGCCAGTTTGACCATATGAAGCATGGGCGCGCGGGTCCGCTTACTGCCCGTGGGCGGGAAGGTCGCTTTGAGCTTCCTGTGCAAAAGTGTCCCGGAAGCGCTGGGCGTCAATACTGCGCACGATATGCATGCGCTGCATCGGGCTGCCATGGGGAACCAGCGCATCGGGTACTACAAAGGCGTGGCCGTAATGCGGGCCACGACTGGTATCAATATCCAGATGTGCGTCCACGGCCGATGTGATCAGCGTAGGGTCGGCCGCAATTGCCGCCGTCATTTCATCCCACATGGGCAGTGGCTCGTAATAGGCGCCGATATAACTGGTCAGCGCGGTTTTCTTGCTGGTCAGCCTTGCCAGATATTCGCGTGACAGCATCAGGTCGTTCGACACGCTGCCCACCACCGTGATCGCCTTCCATGGCGCGGTCAGCGTGATGTGGGCGCCTTCGGGATCGAAGATCATGTTGAAGTCGGAGGCGAAGTCGGCATTGCCGGTAACTGACATCATGCTGGTATCGAGCATGCCCCCCATGAAGATGAGCTGCTTCGCCGTCTGGGCAAAGGTCGGGTCCTGACGGATGGCAAGCGCCAGATTGGTCAGCGGCCCGGCCGCCAGGATCGTGACCTGGTGCGGGTGGGCATGCACCTGCTCGATCAGGAACTGTGCGGCACTCTGGGCTATTGGCGCGGTATGGGGGGTGCCTTCCTTCATCGGGCCGATGCTGGCGGGCTGGGTGTCGGTCGCCTTGTCGATCGAGCCCATGCCACCCCACGCACCCTTCCACGGTATGGTGCCAAACTGCATTTCATGCAGGCGCATCTCGGCGCGGGTATTGACCAGCGGGTAGACCGCGCCATCGGCCACCGGCACATCCGTACGGCCAATAATTTCAAGCAGGCGGCGCA
It contains:
- the leuS gene encoding leucine--tRNA ligase; the protein is MTETSTPPDSALPAYDFSTAEPLWQERWAASGIFNVPDVPPADRPKYYVLEMFPYPSGQLHMGHVRNYTLGDVVARYKRARGFSVLHPMGWDAFGLPAENAARERGVHPGQWTMDNIAAMRATLKRLGFSFNWDREIATCLPEYYGQQQKLFLDMLRDGLVERRESWVNWDPVDNTVLANEQVVDGRGWRSGALIEQKKLSQWFLKITKFAPQLLDGLSNLPRWPERVRTMQERWIGRSEGAKVRFGLHEPPAGFDTDLDSVAVFTTRPDTLFGMSFLAIAADHPLAAKVAAKNAAAGEFIAECQRLGTSEEAIETAEKRGFDTGLRVSHPFMSDKSFPVWIANFVLMDYGTGAVFGCPCGDQRDLDFARKYNLPVTPVILPPGADAATFTMTDKACDGHGTLFNSGFLDGLDTQAAKKEAITRLEGMGIGQGVVNWRLRDWGISRQRYWGCPIPVIHCTDCGAQPVPDDQLPVKLPEDVTFDRPGNPLAHHPTWKHVACPNCGKPAERETDTCDTFVDSSWYFARFTAPHAATPTVPAAADGWLPVDQYIGGIEHAILHLLYARFFTRAMHETGHLHVDEPFDGLFTQGMVNHESYRDAEGSWLYPEEVERRGDSAVRRDNGQPVTIGRVEKMSKSKRNTVAPVAIIERFGADTARWFVLSDSPPERDMEWTESGVAAAARFLQRVFRIVRTVAEQVPAGTACPTTLSRSADALRRATHRTIVAVTDALESFSANVAVARLHELTSAMADAEKAAAEDGMAFARREAATIIALLVAPMVPHQAEAMMALLEPGSQPVVERAWPTATDELLKASELTIAVQIMGKLRGTIAVAPDLPADQVIAMAEAEPNVARLLEGARIVKRIHVPGRIVNFVVAK
- a CDS encoding DUF3576 domain-containing protein, producing the protein MTLRPPNPAPSAVPQRRPLPPRAALALMAASLLAGCGSAPQHDRSGLAIPQNRLLKEDRGANGGSTPLESNGVNAFLWRGALDTLSFMPFASADAVAGVILTDWYTPPATKDERFKITCFILSRSLRSDALRVSVFRQAYEDNQWVDTPVAANTVSDITARILTRARQLRTDSGQH
- a CDS encoding glycoside hydrolase family 3 C-terminal domain-containing protein, whose product is MMMKYVEPRPGLPVSCLLAVLCMGVLAWSLAPVPARAVAGGSVGIAAHAADMAARMQPAEQQAVLQARPIGGGSAGVQAGGGMLAWPGVARLGLPALRMPDFSGAARSADDGPHPMLPWLALAATWDPDLARRVGVARAHAEWVQGRAVVRVGGIDLLPSNRLQAGEDQVLAGTMAGMIGMGLLSGHVLPVFGSVMKEEQVRDDGALPERAAPVPAAHLADGSLLGLAMALEIAHGGAVLCGGMAACQTVTGLEAMVHDAWHFPGMVMAVPGGLGLAQDGDAGAVPAALAAGVDMEQVSAREDGHDMFGAPLRQALKDGSVRPAQLQAMGTHILASFYMAGSLDHPPSYTSARATAVIPPGTDTLVGDVEAEGTVLLQNENRVLPFNPALGPVLLLVRAPMRHAAALLADELRHAGLDVTVTVAAQGTGAPGTLPPATAQAARTLVLSDSDEDNRMISTLADLGGHVAVVLTHDDPDRTMPWLDMVDSVVQAWAWRDGHARPLAALLSGQQDFSGHLPVTLTGGFYPPGMVDADYRAFARAHVVPLFPFGYGLSARGHLTLSDLHVVREGMHLNASFSITNPDGAPVRAVPQLYVDPSPAQVAPPRLAAWRSIMVAPGHTVRVSLPVSLRLLAQWNVAGGNWAVATGDYTLSLGFSSVMLVRHAGVHLPALHVPAVLDTAPSPGTAAD
- a CDS encoding lytic transglycosylase domain-containing protein, which produces MMGLGLAACASSGGMSNGGAHYQRYYQGKAAYRPPGPANDPWQPYIADASARFGVPQPWIRAVIQKESGGNEYIDGHLTRSASGAIGLMQLMPPTYAEMRQRNHLGADPYDPHNNILAGTAYIRILYGMYGAPGFLAAYNAGTVRVNDYLENGRPLPSQTVRYLRIITPNLGNEVALSGPLAVYGSSSQRVSATPPPLGTGGTTIQPGHTYVQYATLNPPAPLQRRTACVQDENAAYDPTGTTCRTETRTTAPPATSAGAGYGAWMVQVGAFSAEGQARFANSMARQGDFAALQGARSMVIPVSRPTGVIYRARLAGLSQVAATRACATLASQGLPCTVIRPGQ
- a CDS encoding DUF1489 family protein, which encodes MLHMVKLAVGIGSIEDLVRRQSHQTPPVDDLDGTDTAGLPWFRTRMYPRRAAEICEGGSIYRVIGGRILCRQRITAIRPDTREDGTACALVVMAPEIIPVSPRAMRPFQGWRYLRPEDAPPDLRTSSHSGDVLPKALRNELAELCLI
- a CDS encoding nucleoside hydrolase; this translates as MAQQYPDQGACCVFSSVLSLSKRLAACAAAVTLVATTAHAAPAPTSDTSGPELVIEDNDFLGPGGSDQLSIIPLLFNPHVRVLGFTVVSGDGWENSESAHLRRLLEIIGRTDVPVADGAVYPLVNTRAEMRLHEMQFGTIPWKGAWGGMGSIDKATDTQPASIGPMKEGTPHTAPIAQSAAQFLIEQVHAHPHQVTILAAGPLTNLALAIRQDPTFAQTAKQLIFMGGMLDTSMMSVTGNADFASDFNMIFDPEGAHITLTAPWKAITVVGSVSNDLMLSREYLARLTSKKTALTSYIGAYYEPLPMWDEMTAAIAADPTLITSAVDAHLDIDTSRGPHYGHAFVVPDALVPHGSPMQRMHIVRSIDAQRFRDTFAQEAQSDLPAHGQ